One part of the Burkholderia latens genome encodes these proteins:
- a CDS encoding TauD/TfdA family dioxygenase translates to MIESLEAGQKAIDLVDTDQLYAQLAHSGVVIFRNFADTLDDFNRFVSEHSARVTFDPARKTSTENTAEIDAGELEMGLHRENGNLPFTPDLQWFYCLEPARVGSETTICDGQRVLQELTPAVRRLFEQRQIKYSRRIPWPNVQRFLSVELQLPAHEVNDSHLEVVNQRVRGQHYRRLDQFLVSSERVTDAITVSCFSGRRAFCNSLLGPSVNYEPPLITWADGTDIDFEVWDEIKDVTARYTYDLFWNKGDIVVIDNSRVMHGRRRLADTGRRIFGAQSYRKGAIA, encoded by the coding sequence TTGATCGAAAGCCTCGAGGCCGGTCAAAAGGCGATCGACCTGGTCGATACCGATCAGTTGTACGCGCAACTCGCCCATTCGGGTGTCGTGATCTTTCGCAATTTCGCCGATACGCTCGACGATTTCAACCGCTTCGTCAGCGAGCATTCGGCGCGCGTCACGTTCGACCCGGCGCGCAAGACTTCGACGGAAAACACCGCCGAAATCGATGCCGGCGAGCTGGAAATGGGCCTGCACCGCGAGAACGGCAACCTGCCGTTCACGCCTGACCTGCAATGGTTCTACTGCCTCGAGCCGGCTCGCGTCGGCTCCGAAACGACGATCTGCGACGGGCAGCGCGTGCTGCAGGAACTGACGCCGGCCGTGCGTCGTCTGTTCGAGCAACGCCAGATCAAGTATTCGCGCCGCATTCCCTGGCCGAACGTGCAACGCTTCCTGAGCGTCGAACTCCAGCTGCCGGCGCACGAAGTGAACGACTCGCACCTCGAGGTCGTCAACCAGCGCGTTCGCGGCCAGCACTATCGCCGGCTCGACCAGTTTCTGGTGTCGTCCGAGCGTGTGACCGACGCGATCACCGTCAGCTGCTTCTCCGGCCGTCGCGCGTTCTGCAACTCGCTGCTCGGGCCGAGCGTGAACTACGAGCCGCCGCTGATCACGTGGGCCGACGGTACCGACATCGATTTCGAGGTGTGGGACGAAATCAAGGACGTGACGGCCCGTTATACGTACGACCTGTTCTGGAACAAGGGCGACATCGTCGTGATCGACAACAGTCGCGTGATGCATGGCCGCCGCCGTCTCGCGGACACGGGCCGCCGCATTTTCGGTGCGCAAAGCTATCGCAAGGGAGCCATCGCATGA
- a CDS encoding LysR family transcriptional regulator, producing the protein MLNSNVLRQLDLQDVMVFLCLYEHKSARRTAEVLSISQPTVSYCLKRLRNCFHDVLFDVDRGSLVATAKAEAIEPYLRNVIDAVNHCADMDDDQVAATSRRVMRVCAPEYFELLLLPGVLESFMKRGRETSLIVDRLGRELPVERLLAGELDFAIGFGPGYHRLHPDLQWESVLSDTFVCLTASRKLAQSTRVSLDEFCDMAHVFPTPWVSERNMIDGWLEKLGRSRSIVACANTYQACLNIVARLPVALTLPRRLLQHLSIPANVQICDVPLGFPTFTLDVIWSTPMEKNPDIRTMRSLFKDLASANAFDPGELPRA; encoded by the coding sequence GTGCTTAACAGTAATGTACTGCGCCAACTCGATCTTCAGGACGTGATGGTATTTCTGTGTCTGTACGAACATAAAAGCGCGCGCCGCACCGCCGAAGTCCTGAGCATCAGCCAGCCGACAGTCAGCTATTGCCTGAAACGCTTGCGCAATTGCTTTCACGACGTGCTCTTCGATGTCGATCGCGGCAGCCTCGTCGCGACGGCCAAGGCCGAGGCCATCGAACCGTATCTGCGAAACGTGATCGACGCGGTGAACCACTGCGCCGACATGGATGACGACCAGGTGGCCGCAACGTCACGTCGCGTGATGCGCGTATGCGCGCCGGAGTATTTCGAGCTGCTGCTGTTGCCGGGGGTACTCGAGTCGTTCATGAAGCGCGGCCGTGAAACCTCGCTGATCGTCGATCGCCTCGGCCGCGAGCTGCCGGTAGAACGGCTGCTGGCCGGAGAACTCGATTTCGCGATCGGCTTCGGCCCCGGCTATCATCGGCTGCATCCCGACCTGCAGTGGGAGTCGGTCCTCTCCGACACCTTCGTGTGTCTGACCGCTTCGCGCAAGCTCGCACAGTCGACGCGCGTCTCGCTCGACGAATTCTGCGACATGGCCCACGTGTTCCCGACGCCGTGGGTATCCGAGCGCAACATGATCGACGGCTGGCTCGAAAAGCTCGGCCGCTCGCGCAGTATCGTCGCGTGCGCCAACACGTATCAGGCCTGCCTGAACATCGTCGCGCGGCTGCCGGTCGCTCTGACGCTGCCACGGCGCCTGCTCCAGCACCTGTCGATTCCGGCGAACGTACAGATCTGCGACGTGCCGCTCGGCTTCCCGACCTTCACGCTGGACGTGATCTGGTCGACACCGATGGAAAAGAACCCCGACATCCGCACCATGCGCAGCCTCTTCAAGGATCTCGCGAGCGCCAACGCGTTCGACCCGGGAGAATTGCCTCGCGCCTAG
- a CDS encoding MarR family winged helix-turn-helix transcriptional regulator: MMVPGTEDHVDLVVAQWHDERPELDVKSMEVFGRLARLAKHCEKARTEALSPFGFKEGEFDVLATLRRSGAPYELSPTQLYRSLMISSGAITNRLTRLELAGLVERIPNPQDGRGMAVRLTREGLALIDRAVNVHVDTLNLLLGGLNRDDRTTLALLLKRALLALPGEALMPDGAGWGRGERV, encoded by the coding sequence ATGATGGTTCCTGGCACCGAAGATCACGTTGACCTGGTCGTCGCGCAATGGCACGACGAGCGACCCGAACTCGATGTGAAGTCGATGGAGGTGTTCGGACGTTTGGCGCGCCTGGCGAAGCATTGCGAAAAGGCGCGGACCGAGGCGTTGTCGCCGTTTGGCTTCAAAGAGGGCGAATTCGACGTTCTGGCCACGCTTCGCCGGTCGGGCGCACCGTACGAACTGTCGCCCACGCAGCTATACCGGTCGCTGATGATTTCGTCGGGCGCGATCACCAACCGCCTGACGCGGCTCGAGCTGGCCGGCCTCGTCGAGCGTATTCCAAATCCGCAAGATGGTAGGGGAATGGCCGTGCGATTGACGCGCGAGGGGCTCGCGCTGATCGACAGGGCGGTGAATGTACACGTCGACACACTGAATCTGTTGCTCGGCGGGCTGAATCGGGACGACCGCACGACGCTCGCGCTACTCCTGAAGCGTGCGCTTCTCGCGCTACCGGGCGAAGCGCTGATGCCTGACGGCGCAGGGTGGGGGCGAGGGGAGCGGGTGTGA
- a CDS encoding alpha/beta fold hydrolase yields the protein MAKLSFSDHDLYYADVGSGQPIILIHDLGSCGLAWARQMPFLRQAGYRVIVPDLPGHGASSYPDRTLDVRELAGGVQFLLDYLGLESAALVGISLGSAIALTIALDAPARVGKLVVCNGFSNLVDDEFVRRFELWKCGFARDDGATRWFEEMWPLMVSAEFAQSEDGEIAYQIGHARAATTDSAQLARLCMGIANYDVRRRLNLIRSETLVLQSEDGSIFPATEGQRLAAMIPGARFGTLPEGGHHANLDRAGAFNWAVLRFLSGSNAV from the coding sequence ATGGCAAAACTATCATTCAGTGACCACGATCTTTATTATGCGGACGTCGGCAGCGGCCAACCGATCATATTGATTCACGATCTGGGTAGCTGCGGTCTCGCATGGGCGCGGCAAATGCCGTTTCTCCGTCAAGCGGGTTATCGCGTGATCGTGCCGGATCTGCCGGGGCACGGTGCGTCCTCGTATCCGGACCGCACGCTTGACGTGAGGGAACTTGCCGGCGGCGTGCAGTTTCTGCTGGATTACCTTGGCCTCGAAAGTGCCGCCCTCGTCGGCATCTCGCTTGGTAGCGCGATCGCTTTGACGATCGCTCTCGATGCACCCGCACGCGTCGGCAAGCTGGTCGTCTGCAACGGCTTCTCGAACCTGGTCGACGACGAATTCGTCCGCCGCTTCGAGCTCTGGAAATGCGGTTTCGCGCGCGACGATGGCGCAACGCGGTGGTTCGAGGAAATGTGGCCTCTGATGGTGAGCGCCGAATTCGCTCAATCGGAAGACGGTGAAATCGCGTATCAAATCGGCCATGCTCGTGCGGCAACCACCGATTCCGCGCAGCTCGCCCGCCTCTGCATGGGGATCGCGAACTACGACGTCAGAAGGCGACTGAATCTCATACGCAGCGAAACGCTCGTGCTGCAAAGCGAAGATGGCAGCATTTTTCCGGCGACCGAAGGGCAACGGCTCGCGGCCATGATTCCGGGCGCCCGCTTCGGAACGCTTCCCGAAGGCGGGCATCATGCAAATCTCGACCGTGCCGGGGCGTTCAACTGGGCGGTATTGCGCTTTCTGAGCGGGTCGAACGCTGTGTAG
- a CDS encoding TetR/AcrR family transcriptional regulator, giving the protein MGRPKKFSRDGVLEKTLPLFWKYGFAGTSLQQLEQATGVNKSGLYSEFEDKEDLFLHSLLYYYEHRGAQQILTAEPKGYGNIERFLRLGDPQDNGCVGCFSVNSIREFPSLSERVREVVGAYHHRLMPQIIENVEAERHQLPAATIATIVTVFFAGYCIERNLPQLAESDAVGAFMQALRLL; this is encoded by the coding sequence ATGGGCAGACCCAAAAAATTCAGCCGAGACGGCGTGTTGGAAAAAACGCTCCCGCTCTTTTGGAAATACGGCTTCGCCGGCACCTCGCTCCAGCAGCTGGAACAAGCCACCGGCGTCAATAAGTCCGGGCTCTATTCGGAGTTCGAGGACAAGGAAGACTTGTTCCTGCATAGCCTTCTCTATTACTACGAGCATCGGGGCGCACAGCAGATCCTCACCGCAGAACCGAAGGGCTACGGCAACATCGAGCGCTTTCTTCGGCTCGGCGATCCGCAAGACAACGGCTGCGTGGGCTGTTTTTCCGTCAATTCGATCCGTGAATTCCCGTCGCTGTCCGAGCGGGTCCGTGAGGTGGTTGGTGCGTATCACCACAGGCTGATGCCGCAGATCATCGAAAACGTCGAAGCGGAACGTCACCAGCTCCCGGCCGCAACGATCGCAACGATCGTCACAGTGTTCTTTGCCGGTTATTGCATCGAACGCAATTTGCCTCAACTGGCGGAAAGCGACGCCGTCGGCGCATTCATGCAAGCGCTGCGCCTTCTCTGA
- a CDS encoding N-acyl homoserine lactonase family protein, translating to MALKIHPINFGNMSLDSSGLVLFREPGKQVTIPVLGFLITGGAHPVLVDTGSRNVEQYTAFGLPYEVTPEMTIEHHLAQHGLKMGDIRHIVHTHAHIDHVGMTDRFPMTTTVAISRRELEFAASGIMGPLMYTAADTKHLIDRLHTRGAIRLLDVDGTFEEEIIPGVAVRLSGGHTPGSLSVLVETDEGIANICGDIAYNLQDQLIDPILDQAAHEPTITANRAMSTLDEKRAIKRALATSRFLLPSHDAPALVEGGKVVGVMQNAISNPQADVTKAAGYTSLAAR from the coding sequence ATGGCCTTGAAGATTCACCCCATCAATTTCGGCAACATGTCGCTCGATTCGAGCGGTCTCGTGCTGTTTCGCGAACCGGGCAAGCAGGTGACGATCCCGGTGCTGGGCTTCCTGATCACCGGCGGCGCACATCCGGTGCTCGTCGATACGGGCTCACGCAACGTCGAGCAGTACACGGCTTTCGGCTTGCCGTACGAAGTCACGCCGGAAATGACGATCGAGCATCACCTTGCGCAGCATGGGCTGAAGATGGGCGATATCCGCCACATCGTGCACACGCATGCGCATATCGATCACGTCGGCATGACCGACCGGTTTCCAATGACGACCACCGTCGCAATCTCGCGCCGCGAGCTCGAATTCGCCGCCTCGGGAATCATGGGCCCGCTGATGTACACAGCCGCCGATACGAAGCATCTGATCGACCGCCTGCACACGCGCGGCGCGATCCGTCTGCTCGACGTCGACGGTACGTTCGAGGAAGAGATCATTCCGGGCGTCGCAGTCCGCCTGTCCGGCGGTCACACGCCGGGTTCCCTGTCGGTGCTCGTCGAAACCGATGAAGGCATCGCGAACATCTGCGGCGATATCGCGTACAACCTGCAGGACCAACTGATCGACCCGATCCTCGATCAGGCCGCGCACGAACCCACGATCACCGCGAACCGCGCAATGTCGACGCTCGACGAAAAGCGCGCGATCAAGCGCGCGCTCGCAACGAGCCGGTTTCTGCTGCCGAGCCACGATGCGCCTGCCCTCGTCGAGGGCGGAAAGGTCGTCGGCGTGATGCAAAACGCGATCTCGAATCCGCAGGCCGATGTCACGAAGGCCGCCGGTTACACGTCGTTGGCCGCCCGTTGA
- a CDS encoding MFS transporter produces MTTPFSARTTRALRILSLAYFVQATGALSVVGSLDSISHQWGLADSQSVYLVTVFGVTFALAAPLLQVGFGHLRRRRQVLLGLTLFSAAALLLAAAPNYPVLLLSRVLMGVGAGFIGPVLGALGSSLVERDQQGSAIAVVLLGLSVAGLVGMPLSAWIAHAWGARVLFLVIGLAGAVTAALIVRAVPDTSQGETIEFATMASLLTRTDTLSAFLVVFFIAAGVYSTYAFIAPIIRDVFHAGADTVSTALIVLGAAGIAGNLFVTRAARRYSAEAMLFAGLGLLALDLVFLRFTPPSLRLLFVALLAWAFATDLLWPSQQRRIVELMPQWRGIALALTASFVFCGIGVGSAVAGWVYPVFGLTGSIGSSLAFLALATGSLLVSRAAVHARRSAAPCSASLQS; encoded by the coding sequence ATGACTACACCCTTTTCAGCGCGCACGACCCGCGCGCTTCGCATCTTGAGTCTCGCATACTTCGTCCAGGCGACGGGCGCGCTGTCCGTCGTCGGCAGCCTCGATTCGATCTCGCATCAATGGGGGCTCGCGGATTCGCAAAGCGTGTACCTCGTGACCGTATTCGGCGTCACGTTCGCGCTTGCAGCGCCGCTGCTGCAGGTCGGCTTCGGCCATCTGCGGCGCCGCCGCCAGGTATTGCTCGGCCTGACGCTGTTCAGCGCGGCCGCCTTGCTGCTCGCAGCCGCGCCAAATTATCCGGTGCTGCTGCTGTCGCGCGTGCTGATGGGCGTCGGCGCAGGGTTCATCGGCCCGGTGCTCGGCGCGTTGGGCTCGAGCCTCGTCGAACGTGATCAACAGGGCAGCGCGATCGCCGTCGTGCTGCTGGGCCTGAGCGTCGCCGGCCTGGTAGGCATGCCGCTGTCCGCGTGGATCGCGCACGCGTGGGGCGCGCGCGTGCTCTTTCTCGTCATTGGACTCGCAGGCGCGGTAACCGCCGCGCTTATCGTTCGGGCAGTCCCGGACACGAGCCAGGGGGAAACCATCGAATTCGCGACGATGGCATCGTTGCTGACGCGCACCGATACGCTCAGCGCGTTTCTGGTGGTGTTCTTCATCGCGGCCGGCGTGTATTCGACCTATGCGTTCATTGCGCCGATCATTCGCGACGTGTTCCACGCCGGCGCCGATACGGTGTCGACCGCGCTGATCGTATTGGGCGCCGCGGGCATCGCGGGCAACCTCTTCGTGACGCGCGCCGCGCGCCGCTATAGCGCCGAAGCGATGCTGTTTGCCGGCCTCGGATTGCTCGCGCTGGACCTCGTGTTTCTCCGCTTCACGCCGCCGAGCTTGCGTCTGTTGTTCGTCGCGCTCCTCGCCTGGGCGTTCGCGACCGACCTGCTGTGGCCGTCGCAGCAACGGCGCATCGTCGAACTGATGCCGCAATGGCGAGGTATTGCGCTGGCGTTGACCGCGTCGTTCGTGTTTTGCGGCATCGGCGTCGGCTCAGCCGTCGCCGGTTGGGTCTATCCCGTCTTCGGACTGACAGGCTCGATCGGCAGTTCGCTCGCGTTTCTCGCGCTGGCGACCGGCAGCCTGCTCGTGTCGCGCGCCGCGGTCCACGCAAGACGCAGCGCCGCCCCATGCAGTGCATCGCTTCAATCGTGA
- a CDS encoding CidA/LrgA family protein, whose protein sequence is MSTLLASQFVGELLAQLTGAPIPGPLVGMLLLLGILIWKGGPSPDLERFGDDLLSWLAMLFVPAATGLMTAFDQLTTDWWRIAAAILISTLLGLATTGWIMERLSKTLAAETETEHDA, encoded by the coding sequence ATGTCGACCCTTCTCGCCAGCCAGTTCGTCGGCGAGTTGCTCGCGCAGCTGACGGGCGCGCCGATCCCCGGCCCGCTAGTCGGGATGCTGCTCCTGCTCGGCATCCTGATCTGGAAGGGCGGCCCATCGCCGGACCTCGAGAGATTCGGCGACGACCTGCTGTCGTGGCTCGCGATGCTCTTCGTGCCCGCCGCCACCGGCTTGATGACCGCATTCGACCAGTTGACGACGGACTGGTGGCGCATCGCGGCCGCCATCTTGATCTCGACGTTGCTCGGTCTCGCGACGACCGGATGGATCATGGAGCGACTCAGCAAAACGCTCGCTGCCGAAACGGAGACCGAACATGACGCCTGA
- a CDS encoding LrgB family protein codes for MTPDLASAWAILQHQPLWGLLATLVAYRIGLFANRAAHGHVLAHPVLVAVLLLVGLLSLAHVQYRDYLAGAEYVHFLLGPATVALAIPMFRSFHHIRRTARALVPALAIGSIVSAGSAALISKGLGAAPVVTASLIAHSATTPIAMSISRRIGGDPSLTATFTLLTGIAAVLQIGVAMKVMRVVDSRAHGLAAGTAGHGLATARMLSISETAGAFGGVAIGMSGVLTALVAPVLAALVR; via the coding sequence ATGACGCCTGATCTCGCGTCCGCATGGGCCATATTGCAACACCAACCGCTTTGGGGGCTGCTCGCAACACTGGTCGCCTATCGGATCGGACTGTTCGCGAACCGGGCCGCGCACGGACACGTGCTCGCTCATCCCGTTCTCGTCGCGGTGCTGCTGCTCGTCGGATTGCTGTCGCTCGCGCATGTGCAATACCGCGACTACCTGGCGGGTGCGGAGTATGTGCACTTTCTGCTCGGGCCGGCGACCGTCGCACTCGCCATCCCGATGTTCCGCAGTTTTCACCACATACGCAGAACCGCTCGCGCGCTCGTCCCGGCGCTCGCGATCGGTTCGATCGTGTCGGCCGGCAGCGCCGCATTGATCAGCAAGGGGCTCGGCGCCGCGCCGGTGGTTACGGCATCGCTGATCGCGCATTCGGCAACCACGCCCATCGCGATGAGCATCTCCCGTCGCATCGGCGGCGACCCCTCGCTGACCGCGACGTTCACGCTGCTCACCGGCATCGCGGCCGTGCTGCAGATCGGCGTGGCGATGAAGGTGATGCGCGTCGTCGATTCCCGCGCGCACGGCTTGGCTGCAGGAACTGCGGGCCACGGGCTGGCCACCGCGCGAATGCTGAGTATCAGCGAAACAGCCGGCGCGTTCGGTGGGGTGGCGATCGGAATGAGCGGCGTGCTAACCGCACTTGTCGCGCCGGTGCTCGCCGCGCTGGTCCGATGA
- a CDS encoding putative quinol monooxygenase: protein MSTQYVVATITADPQHAATVEAALVAAVPAVRAEDGCEQYELHRHRAAFHRFTMVERWRDEHALNVHGMAPAFQALSLALEGKATLDVVLLEKLI, encoded by the coding sequence ATGTCCACGCAGTATGTGGTTGCCACGATTACGGCAGATCCGCAGCACGCCGCGACGGTGGAAGCGGCGCTGGTGGCCGCGGTTCCCGCTGTTCGCGCCGAGGATGGATGCGAGCAGTACGAACTGCATCGGCACCGCGCCGCGTTTCATCGCTTCACGATGGTCGAACGGTGGCGTGACGAGCACGCGCTGAATGTGCACGGCATGGCGCCCGCGTTCCAGGCGCTATCGCTTGCGCTCGAAGGCAAGGCGACGCTCGACGTCGTGCTGCTCGAGAAGCTGATCTGA
- a CDS encoding carboxymuconolactone decarboxylase family protein yields the protein MTRLTTLKPSEATGETAVVFNQIKAAIGKVPNAYATIGTHSPAGLAAMLNVDAAIAASSLEQADVEAVRLAVSALSGCDYCVAAHTMIGRMAGLAPDAMKHIRAGLPSGDARRDALLAFVRAIVTSRDTVPVAVLDAVLEAGLTERQVIETILVVTSITFTNLVNRVNDTTLDFPAVD from the coding sequence ATGACACGCCTGACCACTCTGAAACCGTCGGAAGCGACCGGGGAAACCGCTGTCGTCTTCAACCAGATCAAGGCCGCGATCGGCAAAGTTCCGAATGCGTATGCGACCATCGGCACGCATAGTCCTGCCGGTCTGGCGGCCATGCTGAACGTCGACGCCGCTATCGCCGCCAGCTCGCTCGAGCAGGCCGACGTCGAAGCGGTGCGCCTCGCGGTCAGCGCGCTGTCGGGCTGCGATTACTGCGTCGCGGCGCACACGATGATCGGCAGGATGGCCGGCCTCGCGCCTGACGCGATGAAGCACATCCGCGCCGGCCTGCCGTCCGGCGATGCGCGCCGCGATGCGTTGCTCGCGTTCGTCCGCGCGATCGTGACCAGCCGCGATACGGTGCCTGTCGCCGTTCTCGACGCGGTGCTGGAAGCCGGGCTGACGGAGCGCCAGGTGATCGAGACGATCCTCGTCGTCACGTCGATTACGTTCACCAATCTGGTGAATCGCGTGAACGACACGACGCTCGACTTTCCGGCTGTCGACTGA
- a CDS encoding BON domain-containing protein, translating into MKKIIASVLYVTYLAFGVSAHAAEQDAAASSDAVVSQKEVNKADRRAERTADRALSRKIVWALSKTKGLNAVNARVLVRHGVVTLTGYVPDSEQVQRAGDSAARVAGVTSVVNNLLPGEQGR; encoded by the coding sequence ATGAAAAAGATTATTGCGTCGGTACTGTACGTAACGTATTTGGCTTTTGGCGTTTCCGCCCATGCGGCAGAACAGGATGCCGCTGCATCTTCTGACGCGGTCGTCAGCCAGAAAGAAGTGAACAAGGCCGACAGGCGGGCCGAACGCACCGCCGATCGGGCACTGTCGCGCAAAATCGTCTGGGCGCTGTCGAAAACGAAAGGGCTGAACGCGGTCAATGCGCGGGTACTCGTGCGCCATGGCGTGGTGACGCTGACCGGCTACGTGCCTGACAGCGAGCAGGTCCAGCGCGCCGGCGACAGCGCAGCGCGCGTCGCGGGCGTAACGTCGGTGGTCAACAATCTGTTGCCAGGCGAGCAGGGCCGGTGA
- a CDS encoding LysR family transcriptional regulator: MVRLEDLQLFVRTAALGSFSSAAREADLLPGQVSAAIQRLERELDTRLFARSTRSLKLTAEGEQYLPYAEEVLSTIHEGRERLHGDKQALQGTLRIAAPSDIGRNALLSWLGVFRDAHPKLVLRLSLSDYVTDVFRDPVDVAIRYGAPEAASYVALPLAESNRRVLVASPGYVKRHGAPASLDELVLHECLPFVLGGRVYDRWVFPASGVRRQVTVKGVLLCDDAEIARRWAVEGRGIAYKSWLDVHDDVLAGRLVVLLPEQRGEAAPLSLVCPHRRQFSPAVRYLHAHLRERIAPMIAAMRDYVGDAAE; encoded by the coding sequence ATGGTGCGTCTGGAAGACCTTCAACTGTTCGTCAGAACCGCGGCGCTCGGCAGCTTCTCGAGCGCGGCGAGGGAGGCCGATCTACTACCCGGACAGGTGAGCGCCGCCATCCAGCGGCTGGAACGCGAGCTCGATACGCGTCTTTTTGCGCGTTCGACGCGCAGCCTCAAGCTCACTGCGGAAGGCGAGCAATACCTCCCCTATGCGGAGGAGGTGCTGTCGACGATCCACGAGGGGCGCGAACGCCTGCATGGAGACAAGCAGGCGTTGCAAGGCACGTTGCGCATCGCGGCGCCGTCGGACATCGGACGCAACGCTTTGCTGTCGTGGCTCGGCGTGTTCCGCGACGCGCATCCGAAGCTCGTGCTTCGGCTGTCGTTGTCGGACTACGTAACCGACGTGTTTCGCGACCCCGTCGATGTGGCGATTCGTTACGGCGCACCTGAAGCCGCGAGTTACGTTGCGCTGCCGCTCGCGGAAAGCAATCGACGCGTGCTCGTCGCGTCGCCCGGCTACGTGAAGCGGCACGGCGCGCCTGCATCGCTCGACGAGCTGGTGTTGCACGAATGCCTGCCGTTCGTGCTGGGTGGACGTGTATACGATCGCTGGGTGTTCCCCGCCAGCGGCGTGCGGCGTCAAGTTACGGTGAAGGGCGTACTGCTTTGCGACGATGCCGAGATTGCAAGACGCTGGGCCGTCGAGGGTCGAGGGATCGCGTACAAGTCGTGGCTCGATGTCCACGACGATGTGCTGGCCGGCCGGCTCGTCGTGCTGCTGCCAGAACAGCGCGGCGAGGCAGCTCCGCTTAGCCTCGTGTGCCCGCATCGTCGTCAGTTTTCGCCCGCCGTCCGATATCTCCATGCGCATCTGCGCGAGCGGATCGCGCCAATGATCGCGGCGATGCGCGACTACGTCGGCGACGCGGCCGAGTAA
- a CDS encoding zinc-binding alcohol dehydrogenase family protein, with protein sequence MKAVVYARHGLPADHPESLFDADVPKPEAGPRDLLVKVDAIAVNPVDTKVRMGSPTEQPRILGWDAAGTVEAVGADVSMFAPGDKVFFAGSIARAGAYAQYVAVDERIAGRKPATLSDSQAAALPLTSLTAWELLFDRLGIEEGGGGSDALLIVGAAGGVGSMLTQLARRLTALRVIGTASRPETRAWVQALGAHDVIDHSEPLLEGLRRIGAPQVRYVASLTQTDVHYAQLVEALAPQGRLAVIDDPDALDAMPLKRKSISLHWELMFTRSLFETADMVRQHEILDRVSALIDDGVLRTTMADHFGTINAANLRRAHALIESGRSRGKIVLEGF encoded by the coding sequence ATGAAAGCAGTTGTCTACGCACGGCACGGCTTGCCCGCCGACCATCCGGAATCCCTGTTCGATGCCGACGTACCGAAACCGGAAGCCGGGCCGCGCGATCTGCTGGTGAAGGTCGATGCGATCGCCGTCAACCCGGTCGACACCAAGGTGCGCATGGGTTCGCCCACCGAGCAGCCACGGATCCTCGGATGGGACGCCGCAGGCACCGTCGAAGCGGTCGGCGCCGACGTGTCCATGTTCGCGCCCGGCGACAAGGTCTTTTTCGCAGGCTCGATCGCACGGGCCGGCGCCTATGCGCAATACGTTGCCGTCGACGAGCGAATCGCGGGCCGCAAGCCCGCGACGCTGTCGGACTCGCAAGCCGCGGCATTGCCGCTGACGTCGCTGACTGCGTGGGAATTGCTGTTCGATCGACTCGGCATCGAAGAGGGCGGCGGCGGCAGCGACGCATTGCTCATCGTCGGCGCGGCGGGCGGCGTCGGGTCCATGCTCACGCAACTGGCGCGTCGGTTGACCGCCCTTCGCGTGATCGGCACCGCGTCGCGCCCGGAGACGCGCGCATGGGTGCAAGCGCTCGGCGCACACGACGTCATCGACCATAGTGAACCGTTGCTCGAAGGGCTGCGCCGTATCGGTGCGCCGCAGGTGCGCTACGTCGCGAGTCTCACGCAAACAGACGTCCACTACGCGCAGCTCGTCGAGGCGCTGGCGCCGCAGGGCCGGCTCGCCGTCATCGACGATCCTGACGCGCTCGACGCAATGCCGCTGAAGCGGAAGTCGATTTCACTCCATTGGGAGCTGATGTTCACACGCTCCCTGTTCGAAACCGCCGACATGGTCAGGCAGCACGAAATCCTCGACCGGGTGTCCGCCCTGATCGACGACGGCGTGTTGCGCACAACCATGGCCGATCACTTCGGCACCATCAACGCCGCCAATCTGCGTCGCGCGCATGCGCTCATCGAGAGCGGCCGCTCGCGCGGCAAGATCGTCCTCGAAGGCTTCTGA